From a single Solenopsis invicta isolate M01_SB chromosome 4, UNIL_Sinv_3.0, whole genome shotgun sequence genomic region:
- the LOC105205511 gene encoding transcriptional regulatory protein AlgP-like produces the protein MEAILDALLDVPSNDAEFDGLWKRMMETTPSAPGLFLSPPQRQSKPSSDQNIATAADQPTTIGSPSVATDSPAPSKPSRAKPVLAIRAPPLGLIQGAKPAKRLTSRPAQKRPPPVIGVRIQRSSAANARKWAALMAEPSLPSNSNQRRGNPRQPAPSRRRRIAPAERRKETLVALFGDPLSDLEEEPASKAPATASCEPLPLPAAGPGHPARPTTADPRVHAITNAPRKVADPALPTSTRARKQRAPCSNAANAPPGGDHRVPRRRPHPSPTT, from the coding sequence ATGGAAGCAATTCTGGACGCACTACTAGACGTACCAAGCAACGACGCCGAGTTCGACGGTCTCTGGAAGAGGATGATGGAGACGACGCCGAGCGCACCAGGGCTGTTCCTGTCGCCACCTCAGCGGCAGAGCAAACCAAGCTCCGACCAGAACATCGCCACGGCAGCAGACCAGCCCACGACCATCGGCTCGCCCAGCGTCGCGACCGACTCACCTGCGCCATCTAAACCGTCCCGCGCCAAGCCGGTCCTGGCCATCCGTGCGCCGCCCCTAGGACTGATACAGGGAGCAAAACCGGCGAAGCGTCTTACTTCCCGGCCGGCCCAGAAGAGACCACCACCGGTCATTGGCGTGCGGATCCAGCGATCTTCCGCAGCCAATGCGAGAAAATGGGCTGCACTCATGGCCGAGCCATCCCTGCCGAGCAACAGCAATCAGCGGCGAGGCAACCCACGGCAACCCGCGCCATCCAGACGACGACGAATCGCACCGGCAGAGAGACGAAAGGAGACTTTGGTCGCCCTCTTCGGTGACCCATTGTCTGACTTAGAGGAGGAGCCCGCGAGCAAGGCGCCAGCCACCGCGTCCTGCGAACCTCTACCGCTGCCCGCGGCCGGGCCAGGGCACCCAGCGCGACCGACGACGGCCGACCCACGGGTCCACGCCATCACCAACGCGCCGCGGAAGGTCGCCGATCCCGCACTACCAACCAGTACTAGGGCACGGAAGCAAAGAGCACCATGCAGTAACGCCGCCAACGCACCGCCAGGAGGCGATCACCGAGTTCCCCGCCGGCGCCCCCACCCCTCCCCAACAACGTGA